One genomic segment of Hydra vulgaris chromosome 14, alternate assembly HydraT2T_AEP includes these proteins:
- the LOC136090806 gene encoding general transcription factor II-I repeat domain-containing protein 2A-like produces the protein MYTFKISKEEFAHNKKSNLERHFTRKYVSFSTKYPTGDARKKAIEELQKSQKSSNSVFNNWMQSSNNINMASFVFSHEIAKRGKPYADGEYIKNCFINASEELFRHFKNKAGILKRIKEIPLSAKTIKDKTIKMCLNITTQHIEDLKLILALSLAVDESCDINNTAQVSLYVRFMSHSGPNEELLGLLPLKGQTRGEDIANAVIKCMDKHHIPLDKIVSILTDWTKSMAGVRKGFVAILKKKINYEILVYHCIIHLEALCAQTFPDKICKVMELVITIINSILAKALNHCQFKIFLFEMESEYANLLLHNKVR, from the coding sequence atgtatacttttaaaatttctaaggAGGAATTCGCGCATAACAAGAAGTCGAATTTAGAGAGACACTTTACAAGAAAGTACGTGTCATTCAGCACTAAATATCCTACCGGTGATGCAAGGAAGAAAGCAATTGAGGAACTTCAGAAGAGTCAAAAGTCGTCAAACTCTGTATTTAATAACTGGATGCAATCTTCCAACAATATTAATAtggcaagttttgtttttagccaTGAGATTGCTAAGAGAGGGAAACCGTACGCAGACGGggaatacataaaaaattgttttataaatgcatCTGAAGAGCTATTTCGGCATTTTAAGAACAAAGCAGGTATTCTGAAAAGAATTAAAGAGATACCATTGTCAGCCAAAAccattaaagataaaacaattaaaatgtgTTTGAATATAACCACCCAACATATTGAAGATCTGAAATTGATTTTGGCTTTGTCATTAGCAGTTGACGAGTCTTGTGACATAAATAATACAGCGCAAGTTTCACTTTATGTAAGATTTATGTCTCATTCGGGCCCTAATGAAGAACTTTTAGGATTATTGCCACTTAAGGGTCAGACGCGTGGTGAAGACATCGCAAACGCTGTAATTAAGTGTATGGATAAACATCATATTCCCCTTGACAAAATTGTGTCGATTTTGACAGATTGGACCAAAAGTATGGCCGGCGTAAGAAAAGGGTTTGTtgctattttgaaaaaaaaaataaattacgaGATACTTGTTTACCATTGTATCATTCATCTAGAAGCGCTTTGTGCGCAAACATTTCCGgataaaatttgtaaagttaTGGAATTAGTGATTACAATTATCAACTCCATTTTAGCCAAAGCTCTTAATCATTGccaattcaaaatttttttatttgaaatggaAAGTGAATACGCCAATCTTCTGCTTCATAACAAGGTACGTTAG